In Streptomyces chartreusis NRRL 3882, the following are encoded in one genomic region:
- a CDS encoding 2-hydroxyacid dehydrogenase, with translation MTADVWLPIPPDEIEGLPGGPAYRFWNGEEDFPADPADCAFYVVPYMKPSPLCVRPMPEMSHVQVVQTLSAGIDHVEPGLRHLRPGVRLCNARGVHEASTGELTLALILASLRGVPDFVRAQDRGEWLAGFRPALADKNVLIVGYGSIGEAIEDRLVPFEVARVARVARSERTTARGPVHPLTELPALLPEADVVILSTPLTEATRGLAGADFMSRMKDGALLVNVARGPVVDTKALLAELESGRITAALDVTDPEPLPREHPLWRAPGVLISPHVGGPTSAFLPRAKRLLVDQLNRYVNREPLRNVILTTGASTG, from the coding sequence ATGACTGCTGATGTGTGGCTGCCCATCCCGCCGGACGAGATCGAGGGACTCCCCGGGGGCCCCGCCTACCGCTTCTGGAACGGTGAGGAGGACTTCCCGGCGGACCCGGCGGACTGCGCCTTCTATGTCGTCCCCTACATGAAGCCCAGCCCGCTCTGCGTGCGTCCGATGCCGGAGATGAGCCACGTACAGGTCGTGCAGACCCTCTCGGCCGGGATCGACCACGTGGAGCCGGGGCTGCGGCACCTGCGTCCGGGGGTGCGGCTGTGCAACGCGCGCGGAGTGCACGAGGCCAGCACCGGAGAGCTCACCCTCGCGCTGATCCTGGCCTCGCTGCGTGGTGTCCCCGACTTCGTCCGTGCGCAGGACCGCGGGGAGTGGCTCGCCGGCTTCCGGCCCGCGCTCGCCGACAAGAACGTCCTCATCGTCGGATACGGATCGATCGGCGAGGCCATCGAGGACCGGCTCGTTCCGTTCGAGGTGGCGCGGGTGGCGCGCGTCGCGCGCTCCGAGCGCACCACGGCGCGCGGGCCGGTGCATCCGCTCACCGAACTCCCCGCGCTGCTCCCGGAAGCGGACGTCGTCATCCTGTCCACGCCGCTCACCGAAGCGACCCGTGGCCTGGCCGGGGCCGACTTCATGTCCCGGATGAAGGACGGGGCGCTCCTCGTCAACGTCGCCCGCGGCCCCGTCGTCGACACCAAGGCGCTGCTCGCGGAACTGGAGAGCGGCCGCATCACCGCCGCCCTCGACGTCACCGACCCGGAGCCCTTGCCGCGCGAACACCCGCTGTGGCGTGCGCCGGGGGTACTCATCAGCCCGCACGTCGGCGGTCCCACCTCCGCGTTCCTGCCGCGCGCCAAGCGGCTCCTGGTGGACCAGTTGAACCGTTATGTGAACCGGGAGCCGCTGCGCAACGTGATCCTTACGACGGGTGCATCAACCGGCTGA
- the ilvN gene encoding acetolactate synthase small subunit: MSKHTLSVLVENTPGILARIAALFSRRGFNIDSLAVGVTEHPDISRITIVVGVEDLPLEQVTKQLNKLVNVLKIVELEPSQAVQRELVLVKVRADNETRSQIVEIVQLFRAKTVDVSPEAVTIEATGSGEKLSAMLKMLEPYGIKELVQSGTIAIGRGARSITDRSLRALDRSA; this comes from the coding sequence ATGTCCAAGCACACGCTCTCCGTCCTGGTGGAGAACACCCCCGGCATCCTCGCCCGGATCGCCGCGCTGTTCTCCCGCCGCGGCTTCAACATCGACTCGCTCGCCGTCGGCGTCACCGAGCACCCCGACATCTCCCGGATCACCATCGTCGTGGGGGTGGAGGACCTGCCGCTGGAGCAGGTGACCAAGCAGCTCAACAAGCTCGTCAACGTGCTGAAGATCGTCGAGCTGGAGCCGTCGCAGGCGGTGCAGCGCGAACTCGTCCTGGTGAAGGTGCGCGCCGACAACGAGACGCGCTCCCAGATCGTCGAGATCGTCCAGCTGTTCCGCGCCAAGACCGTCGACGTCTCCCCGGAGGCCGTCACCATCGAGGCCACCGGATCCGGCGAGAAGCTGTCCGCCATGCTCAAGATGCTGGAACCGTACGGCATCAAGGAGCTCGTCCAGTCCGGCACGATCGCGATCGGCCGCGGTGCCCGTTCCATCACGGACCGGTCGCTGCGCGCCCTGGACCGGTCGGCTTAA
- a CDS encoding aldo/keto reductase: MERRTIGAAALAVGAVGLGCMPMSWAYSASRQRGDESLRAVHRALDLGSSLLDTADMYGPFTNELLVGRALKERRSDAFVSTKVGLLVGDQHIVANGRPGYVKRACDASLRRLQTDVIDLYQLHRADPEVPVEETWGAMAELVRAGKVRALGLCAVGARAGRRSGARLHDATIRQLERVQQVFPVSAVEAELSVWSPEALETLLPWCETRGIGFLAAMPLGNGFLTGRLRPGAGFEADDLRARHPRFTAEMMAANQPIVAGLRRVARRHGEHVTPAQVALAWVLAQGRHVVPVPGTKQERWVTENAAAAALRLTAEDLREVAELPPAQGSWD, translated from the coding sequence GTGGAGCGCAGGACGATCGGCGCGGCGGCGCTCGCGGTGGGGGCCGTCGGACTCGGGTGCATGCCGATGAGCTGGGCGTACAGCGCGTCGCGGCAGCGCGGCGACGAGTCGCTCAGGGCGGTGCACCGGGCGCTCGACCTGGGTTCGTCCCTGCTGGACACGGCCGACATGTACGGCCCCTTCACCAACGAACTCCTGGTGGGGCGGGCGTTGAAGGAGCGGCGGTCGGACGCGTTCGTGTCGACGAAGGTCGGTCTGCTCGTGGGCGACCAGCACATCGTCGCCAACGGCCGCCCCGGGTATGTGAAACGGGCCTGCGACGCGTCGCTGCGGCGCCTCCAGACGGACGTCATAGACCTCTACCAGCTGCACCGGGCCGACCCCGAAGTGCCCGTCGAGGAGACGTGGGGCGCGATGGCGGAGCTCGTCAGGGCCGGGAAGGTCAGGGCGTTGGGCCTGTGCGCGGTGGGCGCGCGGGCCGGCCGCCGCTCGGGGGCCCGGCTGCACGACGCGACGATCCGGCAGCTGGAGCGGGTGCAGCAGGTGTTCCCGGTGAGCGCGGTGGAGGCCGAGCTGTCGGTGTGGTCGCCGGAGGCGCTCGAGACGCTGCTGCCGTGGTGCGAGACGCGGGGCATCGGGTTCCTGGCGGCGATGCCGCTCGGCAACGGCTTCCTGACCGGCCGGCTGCGGCCCGGCGCGGGCTTCGAGGCGGACGACCTCCGGGCCCGGCACCCTCGCTTCACGGCCGAGATGATGGCCGCGAACCAGCCGATCGTCGCGGGCCTGCGCCGGGTGGCCCGGCGCCACGGTGAGCACGTCACCCCCGCCCAGGTCGCCCTCGCCTGGGTCCTCGCCCAGGGCCGGCACGTGGTCCCGGTCCCCGGCACGAAGCAGGAGCGCTGGGTCACGGAGAACGCCGCCGCGGCGGCCCTGCGCCTGACGGCCGAGGATCTGCGCGAGGTGGCGGAACTGCCGCCGGCACAGGGGTCGTGGGACTGA
- a CDS encoding DUF6191 domain-containing protein → MFNMFEELFAPGRKHTRDEQNRLELTRQDTGDGDPGRGPIDLSSGKVVVRPPREPEAEDPEE, encoded by the coding sequence GTGTTCAACATGTTCGAGGAACTGTTCGCACCCGGCCGCAAACACACCCGTGACGAACAGAACCGCCTGGAGCTGACCCGGCAGGACACCGGGGACGGCGATCCCGGACGCGGGCCGATAGACCTCTCGTCCGGGAAGGTCGTCGTACGCCCGCCACGGGAGCCGGAGGCCGAAGACCCCGAGGAGTGA
- the ilvC gene encoding ketol-acid reductoisomerase, producing the protein MAELFYDADADLSIIQGRKVAVIGYGSQGHAHALSLRDSGVDVRVGLHEGSKSKAKAEEQGLRVVTPSEAAAEADVIMILVPDPIQAQVYEEHIAPHLKDGDALFFGHGLNIRYGFIKPPAGVDVCMVAPKGPGHLVRRQYEEGRGVPCIAAVEQDATGNAFALALSYAKGIGGTRAGVIKTTFTEETETDLFGEQAVLCGGTAALVKAGFETLTEAGYQPEIAYFECLHELKLIVDLMYEGGLEKMRWSISETAEWGDYVTGPRIITDATKAEMKKVLAEIQDGSFARQWMDEYHGGLKKYNEYKKQDSEHLLETTGKELRKLMSWVDEEA; encoded by the coding sequence GTGGCCGAGCTGTTCTACGACGCCGACGCCGACCTGTCCATCATCCAGGGCCGCAAGGTCGCGGTCATCGGTTACGGCAGCCAGGGCCACGCCCACGCGCTGTCGCTCCGTGACTCGGGTGTCGACGTCCGCGTCGGTCTGCACGAGGGCTCCAAGTCCAAGGCCAAGGCCGAGGAGCAGGGCCTGCGCGTGGTGACGCCGTCGGAGGCCGCCGCCGAGGCCGACGTCATCATGATCCTCGTCCCGGACCCGATCCAGGCCCAGGTCTACGAGGAGCACATCGCCCCCCACCTGAAGGACGGCGACGCGCTGTTCTTCGGCCACGGCCTGAACATCCGCTACGGCTTCATCAAGCCCCCGGCCGGCGTGGACGTCTGCATGGTCGCCCCGAAGGGCCCGGGCCACCTGGTCCGCCGCCAGTACGAGGAGGGCCGCGGCGTTCCCTGCATCGCCGCCGTCGAGCAGGACGCCACGGGCAACGCCTTCGCGCTGGCCCTGTCGTACGCCAAGGGCATCGGCGGCACCCGCGCCGGCGTCATCAAGACGACCTTCACCGAGGAGACCGAGACCGACCTGTTCGGTGAGCAGGCCGTCCTCTGCGGTGGTACGGCCGCGCTGGTGAAGGCGGGCTTCGAGACGCTGACCGAGGCCGGCTACCAGCCGGAGATCGCGTACTTCGAGTGCCTGCACGAGCTGAAGCTGATCGTGGACCTCATGTACGAGGGCGGCCTGGAGAAGATGCGCTGGTCGATCTCCGAGACCGCCGAGTGGGGCGACTACGTGACCGGCCCGCGCATCATCACGGACGCCACCAAGGCCGAGATGAAGAAGGTCCTCGCCGAGATCCAGGACGGCTCCTTCGCGAGGCAGTGGATGGACGAGTACCACGGCGGTCTGAAGAAGTACAACGAGTACAAGAAGCAGGACTCCGAGCACCTGCTGGAGACCACCGGCAAGGAGCTGCGCAAGCTCATGAGCTGGGTCGACGAGGAGGCGTAA
- a CDS encoding PQQ-dependent sugar dehydrogenase: MIVQRRAVPTVLAAAALLLTAGCSSDGGGASGTDKSASPSSSAPGSSAPTGQAGQETPPAKGSVKVVRTVAEGLDSPWGLAPLPGGGLLVSSRDDGTIVRVDEKTGRKTELGEVPGVSAAGEGGLLGIALSPDYASDHMVYAYFTSASDNRIVRMLYDEKKPSGEQLGAPDTVFKGIPKGFIHNGGRIEFGPDKMLYVGTGESGDTGLSQDKDSVGGKILRLTPEGEPAPGNPFRNSPVYSYGHRNVQGLAWDAKQRLFASEFGQDTWDELNAIKPGDNYGWPEAEGRSDDSGFHNPVEQWTTAEASPSGIAYAEGSVWMAGLRGKRLWRIPLNGTEASAEPQAFLEGEYGRLRTVVPAGGDRLWLVTSNTDGRGSPKDGDDRILELRVT, encoded by the coding sequence ATGATCGTGCAACGTCGAGCCGTGCCGACCGTGTTGGCCGCCGCCGCGCTCCTGCTGACGGCCGGCTGCTCCTCCGACGGCGGAGGAGCGTCCGGCACGGACAAGAGCGCCTCCCCGAGCAGTAGCGCACCGGGGTCGTCCGCACCGACGGGACAGGCCGGGCAGGAGACACCGCCCGCCAAGGGCTCGGTGAAGGTGGTGCGGACCGTCGCCGAGGGCCTGGACTCCCCCTGGGGCCTCGCCCCGCTGCCGGGCGGCGGCCTGCTCGTCTCCTCGCGGGACGACGGGACGATCGTCCGGGTCGACGAGAAGACCGGCAGGAAGACCGAGCTGGGCGAGGTGCCGGGCGTATCGGCCGCCGGTGAGGGCGGCCTGCTCGGCATCGCCCTGTCGCCCGACTACGCCTCGGACCACATGGTCTACGCATACTTCACCTCGGCCTCCGACAACCGCATCGTCCGCATGCTGTACGACGAGAAGAAGCCCTCCGGCGAGCAGCTCGGCGCTCCCGACACGGTCTTCAAGGGCATCCCCAAGGGCTTCATCCACAACGGCGGCCGGATCGAGTTCGGCCCGGACAAGATGCTGTACGTCGGCACGGGCGAGAGCGGTGACACGGGCCTGTCCCAGGACAAGGACTCCGTGGGCGGCAAGATCCTGCGGCTGACCCCGGAGGGCGAGCCGGCGCCGGGCAACCCGTTCCGGAACTCGCCGGTGTACTCGTACGGCCACCGCAATGTGCAGGGCCTCGCCTGGGACGCCAAGCAGCGCCTGTTCGCCTCGGAGTTCGGCCAGGACACCTGGGACGAGCTCAACGCGATCAAGCCCGGCGACAACTACGGCTGGCCGGAGGCCGAGGGCAGGTCCGACGACTCCGGGTTCCACAACCCGGTCGAGCAGTGGACCACGGCCGAGGCCTCGCCCAGCGGCATCGCCTACGCCGAGGGGTCGGTCTGGATGGCGGGCCTGCGCGGCAAGCGGCTGTGGCGCATCCCGCTGAACGGCACCGAGGCCTCTGCCGAACCGCAGGCGTTCCTGGAGGGCGAGTACGGCCGGCTGCGCACGGTGGTCCCGGCCGGCGGCGACCGGCTGTGGCTGGTGACCAGCAACACGGACGGCCGGGGCAGTCCGAAGGACGGGGACGACCGGATCCTGGAACTGCGGGTGACCTGA
- a CDS encoding putative bifunctional diguanylate cyclase/phosphodiesterase, whose amino-acid sequence MSAPPTPAPTLDGALRAQPPSPGALLPRTPAPGPRPGPALQLVLALVCAGYAVGSALGWGSSELALIMGDFGLSAAAATAAVSCFLYARSRHTRFRPAWLLFGLSSAMASLGNLVWGWYEVVLGQPVPSPSYADLFFLCFAPPAIVGLLVLAKRPVTKAGWVCLGLDAWLIGGSLLTLAWSLALAQAAKSEGPGVAHTALSLAYPLLDIALVSMVLALHFRRSAVNRSAVNTAIGALALTVMCDALFTSPLMHHDYHSGQLLDAGWFAGSLLLAYAPWAGPRTPDTDRQGPAGRTRVVHEHMPGQRGGPHPPLPLPGGELGRYPAARPIAGSLAALTPYLAAAVCTLGILYNVLNGRSVDRVVLLTGGTVVLALVVRQGIMLLDNITLTQELAQQENHFRSLVQGSSDVIMIAAPSGVLRYVSPAAAGVYGRPAEELVGTELANLIHPEDLGCVVHEVRRFLAAHPVEEPTTRIECRFRSGDGGWLNVESTVNRHQGGLIFNSRDVTERVRLQAQLQHNAEHDPLTDLPNRALFTKRVQHALSGRRASDRGVALRNTAVLFIDLDGFKAVNDTIGHQAGDELLIQAARRLQDSVRQGDTASRLGGDEFAALIVGDNTRDREARQRHILELAERLRTTLSQPYVIDGNDVRVNASIGVAFAEAGLGAGELLRNADLAMYRAKAGGKGRVELYKPQMQQDVVRKAELATRLRAALHDGEFALLHQPVVSLEDGRIASVSAQARWRSSQGVLFTPAEFLRVAEDSDKTAELGRWMIEEAVEQAAERHATGLSVPVVVRMSARRLLDRSMPLGTIEALLTRHGLPSGSLIIELSDADPRAGLDELERRLGALRRVGVRIALDGFGSGYGAITALRRLPVDWLKLDRSLVEGVVESARLHKITSGLLRIAGDLGLKTVAEGVDLPEQVVALRAMGCTHGQGMAFSGPLDEYRLRRALASGHYPMPHGPAEPALAGGASRVYSSGVSAVIGGGTALCSHNETPVPPT is encoded by the coding sequence GTGAGCGCGCCGCCGACCCCCGCACCCACGCTCGACGGAGCGCTGCGGGCACAGCCTCCGTCCCCGGGGGCGCTGCTGCCCCGCACACCGGCCCCCGGCCCCCGGCCGGGCCCGGCCCTCCAACTCGTCCTCGCCCTGGTCTGCGCGGGATACGCCGTCGGTTCCGCGCTCGGCTGGGGTTCGAGCGAACTGGCTCTGATCATGGGCGACTTCGGGCTGAGCGCCGCGGCGGCCACCGCCGCCGTGTCGTGCTTCCTCTACGCCCGCAGCCGCCACACCCGCTTTCGACCCGCCTGGCTGCTGTTCGGCCTCTCCTCGGCCATGGCGTCCCTGGGCAACCTGGTCTGGGGGTGGTACGAGGTCGTCCTCGGACAGCCCGTGCCCAGTCCCAGCTACGCCGACCTGTTCTTCCTCTGCTTCGCCCCGCCCGCGATCGTCGGGCTGCTCGTGCTCGCCAAGCGGCCGGTCACCAAGGCCGGCTGGGTCTGCCTCGGGCTGGACGCCTGGCTGATCGGCGGCTCGCTGCTCACCCTGGCCTGGAGCCTCGCCCTCGCCCAGGCCGCGAAGTCCGAAGGGCCCGGCGTGGCGCACACCGCGCTGTCGCTGGCCTACCCGCTGCTCGACATCGCGCTGGTCAGCATGGTCCTCGCGCTGCACTTCAGGCGGTCGGCGGTGAACCGCTCCGCCGTCAACACCGCGATCGGCGCGCTCGCGCTGACCGTGATGTGCGACGCCCTGTTCACCTCACCGCTGATGCACCACGACTACCACTCGGGCCAGCTGCTCGACGCGGGCTGGTTCGCCGGCTCGCTGCTCCTGGCCTACGCCCCGTGGGCCGGGCCCCGCACGCCGGACACCGACCGGCAGGGCCCGGCGGGGCGCACGCGCGTGGTGCACGAGCACATGCCCGGGCAGCGCGGCGGCCCGCACCCCCCTCTGCCCCTGCCCGGAGGCGAGCTCGGCCGGTATCCGGCCGCCCGGCCCATCGCCGGTTCCCTCGCCGCCCTCACGCCGTATCTCGCGGCGGCCGTGTGCACCCTGGGGATCCTCTACAACGTCCTCAACGGCCGCAGCGTCGACCGCGTGGTCCTGCTCACCGGCGGCACGGTCGTGCTCGCGCTCGTCGTGCGCCAGGGCATCATGCTGCTCGACAACATCACCCTCACCCAGGAGCTGGCGCAGCAGGAGAACCACTTCCGCTCCCTGGTGCAGGGCTCCAGCGACGTGATCATGATCGCCGCACCCAGCGGGGTCCTGAGGTACGTCTCCCCGGCCGCCGCCGGTGTGTACGGCCGCCCGGCGGAGGAGCTGGTGGGCACGGAGCTGGCCAATCTGATCCACCCGGAGGACCTGGGCTGCGTCGTGCACGAGGTGCGGCGTTTCCTCGCCGCCCATCCCGTCGAGGAACCCACAACGCGCATCGAGTGCCGATTCCGCTCGGGTGACGGAGGCTGGCTGAACGTCGAGTCGACCGTCAACCGCCATCAGGGCGGCCTCATCTTCAACAGCAGGGACGTGACCGAAAGGGTGCGGCTCCAGGCCCAGTTGCAGCACAACGCCGAGCACGACCCGCTCACGGACCTGCCCAACCGGGCCCTGTTCACCAAGCGCGTGCAGCACGCCCTCTCGGGGCGCCGCGCCTCCGACCGGGGCGTGGCCCTGCGGAACACGGCCGTGCTGTTCATCGATCTCGACGGCTTCAAGGCCGTCAACGACACGATCGGGCACCAGGCGGGGGACGAGCTGCTCATCCAGGCCGCCCGCCGCCTCCAGGACTCCGTCCGGCAGGGCGACACCGCCTCCCGGCTGGGCGGCGACGAGTTCGCGGCCCTGATCGTCGGGGACAACACCCGCGACCGCGAGGCGAGGCAGCGGCACATACTGGAGCTCGCCGAACGCCTCAGGACGACGCTGTCCCAGCCGTACGTCATCGACGGCAACGATGTCCGGGTCAACGCCTCCATCGGTGTCGCCTTCGCGGAGGCCGGCCTCGGCGCGGGCGAGTTGCTGCGCAACGCCGACCTGGCGATGTACCGGGCGAAGGCCGGCGGCAAGGGACGCGTCGAGCTGTACAAGCCGCAGATGCAGCAGGACGTCGTACGGAAGGCGGAGCTGGCCACGCGACTGCGGGCCGCGCTGCACGACGGCGAGTTCGCCCTGCTGCACCAGCCGGTGGTGTCCCTGGAGGACGGCCGCATCGCGTCGGTGTCCGCGCAGGCGCGCTGGCGCTCCTCGCAGGGGGTGCTGTTCACCCCCGCGGAGTTCCTGCGCGTGGCCGAGGACAGCGACAAGACGGCCGAGCTGGGCCGGTGGATGATCGAGGAGGCCGTCGAACAGGCCGCCGAACGGCATGCGACCGGGCTGTCCGTGCCGGTCGTCGTCCGGATGAGCGCCCGTCGGCTGCTGGACCGGTCGATGCCGCTCGGCACCATCGAGGCGCTGCTCACCCGGCACGGGCTGCCGTCCGGGTCGCTGATCATCGAGCTGTCCGACGCCGACCCCAGGGCCGGCCTGGACGAGCTGGAGCGGCGGCTGGGCGCCCTCAGGCGGGTCGGTGTCCGGATCGCCCTCGACGGGTTCGGCAGTGGCTACGGGGCGATCACGGCCCTCAGGCGGCTGCCCGTCGACTGGCTGAAGCTCGATCGCAGTCTGGTCGAGGGCGTCGTCGAGTCCGCCCGCCTGCACAAGATCACCAGTGGGCTGCTGCGCATCGCCGGCGACCTCGGGCTGAAGACCGTGGCCGAGGGGGTGGATCTGCCCGAGCAGGTCGTCGCCCTGCGCGCGATGGGCTGCACCCACGGGCAGGGCATGGCGTTCTCCGGGCCGCTCGACGAGTACCGGCTGCGCCGGGCGCTCGCTTCCGGCCATTATCCGATGCCGCACGGACCGGCCGAACCGGCGCTCGCGGGCGGTGCCTCGCGGGTGTACAGCTCGGGGGTGTCCGCCGTCATCGGAGGCGGCACGGCCCTCTGCTCACATAATGAGACTCCCGTCCCACCCACTTGA
- a CDS encoding acetolactate synthase large subunit gives MTEQATGAHHPQPRPRSGGQHSAPEQVTGAQSLIRSLEEVGADTVFGIPGGAILPAYDPLMDSTRVRHVLVRHEQGAGHAATGYAQATGKVGVCMATSGPGATNLVTPIADAHMDSVPLVAITGQVASKAIGTDAFQEADIVGITMPITKHNFLVTKAEDIPRIIAQAFHIASTGRPGPVLVDIAKDALQAKTTFSWPPTMDLPGYRPVTKPHAKQIREAAKLITQARRPVLYVGGGVLKAKATAELKVLAELTGAPVTTTLMALGAFPDNHPQHLGMPGMHGSVAAVTALQKADLIVALGARFDDRVTGKLDSFAPLAKIVHADIDPAEIGKNRAADVPIVGDAREVIADLIQAVQKEHSEGHQGDYGMWWNDLNRWRETYPLGYDQPDDGSLSPQAVIERIGQLAPEGTIFAAGVGQHQMWAAHFIEYDKPGTWLNSGGAGTMGYAVPAAMGAKAGAPERAVWAIDGDGCFQMTNQELTTCALNNIPIKVAVINNGALGMVRQWQTLFYNQRYSNTVLHSGPDDVNPEARGTRVPDFVKLSEAMGCYAIRCESPDDLDKVIEEANSVNDRPVVVDFIVHEDAMVWPMVAAGTSNDEIMAARDVRPDFGDNEDD, from the coding sequence ATGACCGAGCAGGCCACCGGGGCCCATCACCCGCAGCCCCGGCCCCGATCCGGAGGACAGCACTCCGCCCCCGAGCAGGTGACGGGCGCGCAGTCCCTCATCCGTTCCCTCGAGGAGGTCGGCGCCGACACGGTATTCGGCATTCCCGGCGGTGCGATCCTCCCGGCCTACGACCCGCTGATGGACTCCACCAGGGTGCGCCACGTCCTGGTCCGCCACGAGCAGGGCGCCGGTCACGCCGCCACCGGCTACGCGCAGGCCACCGGCAAGGTCGGCGTCTGCATGGCCACCTCGGGCCCGGGCGCCACCAACCTGGTCACCCCGATCGCCGACGCGCACATGGACTCCGTGCCGCTGGTCGCGATCACCGGCCAGGTGGCGTCCAAGGCGATCGGCACGGACGCCTTCCAGGAGGCGGACATCGTCGGCATCACCATGCCGATCACCAAGCACAACTTCCTCGTCACCAAGGCCGAGGACATCCCGCGGATCATCGCCCAGGCGTTCCACATCGCCTCCACCGGCCGCCCCGGCCCGGTCCTGGTCGACATCGCCAAGGACGCGCTCCAGGCGAAGACCACCTTCTCCTGGCCGCCCACCATGGACCTGCCCGGCTACCGGCCCGTCACCAAGCCGCACGCCAAGCAGATCCGCGAGGCCGCCAAGCTCATCACCCAGGCCAGGCGGCCCGTGCTGTACGTCGGCGGCGGCGTGCTCAAGGCCAAGGCCACCGCAGAGCTGAAGGTCCTCGCCGAGCTCACCGGCGCGCCCGTCACCACCACCCTGATGGCGCTCGGCGCGTTCCCCGACAACCACCCGCAGCACCTGGGCATGCCGGGCATGCACGGCTCCGTGGCCGCCGTCACCGCCCTCCAGAAGGCCGACCTGATCGTCGCCCTCGGTGCCCGCTTCGACGACCGCGTCACCGGCAAGCTGGACAGCTTCGCGCCGCTCGCCAAGATCGTCCACGCGGACATCGACCCGGCCGAGATCGGCAAGAACCGCGCCGCCGACGTGCCGATCGTCGGTGACGCCCGCGAGGTCATCGCCGACCTGATCCAGGCCGTGCAGAAGGAGCACAGCGAGGGCCACCAGGGCGACTACGGCATGTGGTGGAACGACCTGAACCGCTGGCGCGAGACCTACCCGCTCGGCTACGACCAGCCCGACGACGGCTCGCTGTCCCCGCAAGCGGTCATCGAGCGCATCGGGCAGCTCGCCCCCGAGGGCACGATCTTCGCGGCGGGCGTCGGCCAGCACCAGATGTGGGCCGCCCACTTCATCGAGTACGACAAGCCGGGCACCTGGCTGAACTCCGGCGGCGCCGGAACGATGGGCTACGCCGTCCCGGCCGCCATGGGCGCCAAGGCCGGCGCACCCGAGCGGGCCGTCTGGGCCATCGACGGTGACGGCTGCTTCCAGATGACCAACCAGGAGCTCACCACCTGCGCCCTGAACAACATCCCGATCAAGGTCGCCGTCATCAACAACGGCGCCCTCGGGATGGTCCGCCAGTGGCAGACCCTCTTCTACAACCAGCGGTACTCCAACACCGTGCTGCACTCCGGCCCGGACGACGTCAACCCCGAGGCCCGCGGCACCCGCGTCCCCGACTTCGTCAAGCTGTCGGAGGCCATGGGCTGCTACGCCATCCGCTGCGAGTCCCCGGACGACCTCGACAAGGTCATCGAAGAGGCGAACTCGGTCAACGACCGCCCGGTCGTCGTCGACTTCATCGTCCACGAGGACGCGATGGTCTGGCCGATGGTCGCCGCCGGCACCTCCAACGACGAGATCATGGCCGCCCGGGACGTCCGCCCCGACTTCGGCGACAACGAAGACGACTGA